A window of Castanea sativa cultivar Marrone di Chiusa Pesio chromosome 1, ASM4071231v1 contains these coding sequences:
- the LOC142636956 gene encoding mitogen-activated protein kinase kinase kinase 17-like, with the protein MARDCQCQCATLQPDEWVKGKLVGSGSFGTVHLAMNKATGGLFVVKSAQSGAGLKALENEAKILQNLNSQYVVHCIGRDTLSGSNCGHKLNVFMEYMGGGSLSDVAEKFGGVLEEEVIRLYTREILHGLKYLHENGIVHCDIKCKNVLLGSSGNVKLADFGCAKRIKEIKANEGISGLWNYIGGTPLWMAPEVLRNEGLDFASDIWSLGCTVIEMATGRPPWSEEISNPKAAVLKIACSNERPQFPIQLSKDGEDFLAKCLERDPQKRWTSEELLNHPFVSGNSMRMHTRKEHICSPASILDIGNYDSDDSDVSESSNLNEFPSKNPFSRCCSEINETTRGELAESDLASSEIWVTVRSGGSL; encoded by the coding sequence ATGGCCAGAGATTGCCAATGTCAATGTGCCACTCTTCAGCCTGATGAATGGGTGAAGGGCAAGTTGGTTGGATCAGGATCTTTTGGCACTGTCCATTTGGCCATGAACAAGGCCACTGGAGGACTATTTGTTGTGAAGTCCGCACAGTCTGGGGCTGGACTTAAGGCCCTAGAGAATGAAGCTAAAATCCTCCAGAATTTGAATTCACAGTATGTTGTCCATTGTATAGGGAGGGATACGTTGAGTGGATCGAATTGTGGACACAAACTCAATGTCTTCATGGAGTACATGGGAGGAGGTAGTTTGTCGGATGTGGCAGAAAAATTTGGAGGGGTGCTAGAAGAGGAGGTGATTCGATTGTATACCAGAGAGATTCTTCATGGACTCAAGTATCTTCATGAGAATGGGATTGTGCATTGTGATATAAAGTGCAAGAATGTACTTTTAGGCTCATCAGGGAATGTCAAATTGGCTGATTTTGGTTGTGCAAAGAGAATCAAGGAAATCAAGGCTAATGAGGGTATATCAGGTTTATGGAATTATATTGGTGGGACTCCATTGTGGATGGCTCCTGAAGTTTTGAGAAATGAAGGGCTGGACTTCGCTTCTGATATTTGGTCATTGGGATGCACAGTTATTGAAATGGCAACTGGCAGGCCTCCTTGGAGTGAagagatttcaaatccaaaagCTGCAGTTTTGAAGATTGCATGTAGCAATGAGAGACCTCAGTTCCCAATTCAACTCTCAAAGGATGGTGAGGATTTTTTGGCCAAGTGCTTGGAGAGAGACCCCCAAAAAAGGTGGACATCTGAGGAATTGCTTAACCATCCCTTTGTTTCTGGGAATTCAATGAGGATGCATACAAGAAAGGAACATATATGCTCACCAGCAAGTATCTTGGACATTGGAAATTATGATTCAGATGATTCGGATGTTTCGGAGAGTTCTAATTTAAATGAGTTCCCCagcaaaaacccattttcaagGTGTTGTAGTGAAATCAACGAAACAACAAGAGGAGAGCTGGCAGAGAGTGACTTGGCTTCATCAGAGATTTGGGTTACTGTCAGGTCTGGTGGAAGCTTGTAA
- the LOC142606989 gene encoding uncharacterized protein LOC142606989, whose product MLKHVLGKVCNRGVNAYGGDKFRPYLYVLTSDVHNGQVHCAPRSFFGVEDFLDDDNSRPYTYQKEKKSKNPNKHVSFKQRTVAYMEPFTLDVFISKRFVSASLTHRVTSKQVAVAGTNSKDIKAALKSRSDIPACLAIGRILADRAREADVYTASYTPRDRDKFEGKIRAVVQSLIDNGIDVKIYLD is encoded by the exons ATGTTGAAGCATGTGCTTGGCAAGGTGTGTAACAGAGGGGTTAATGCGTATGGAGGAGACAAATTTAGGCCTTACTTGTATGTTCTCACGAGCGATGTTCATAATGGACAG GTTCATTGTGCACCAAGAAGCTTTTTTGGGGTAGAGGATTTCCTAGATGATGATAATAGCCGGCCATACACTtaccagaaggagaagaagtcaaaaaatccaaacaagcaTGTATCATTCAAACAACGCACTGTAGCGTACATGGAGCCATTTACACTTGATGTGTTCATCTCAAAACGCTTTGTGTCAGCCTCACTCACCCACAGGGTGACAAGCAAGCAGGTTGCAGTTGCTGGTACCAACTCTAAGGACATTAAAGCTGCACTCAAGTCCCGATCAGATATACCTGCATGTTTGGCCATTGGTCGGATATTAGCTGACAGGGCAAGAGAGGCTGATGTCTACACTGCTTCCTATACTCCAAGGGATAGGGACAAGTTTGAAGGGAAGATCAGAGCGGTGGTTCAATCCCTTATTGATAATGGGATTgatgtaaaaatatatcttgaCTAA